A single region of the Streptomyces sp. NBC_01262 genome encodes:
- a CDS encoding ABC transporter permease, with product MSILRAARLNALVAVVFGVALGLLWLWLAPRVPVYANDGAVYLQDAEGEQVAGIDGTFMLLSLALGVISAILVFWRFRTGGVAVVIGLAAGSLLGAVIGWRLGIWLGPEDLVSQAKAVGNNKVFDAPLELHAKGALLVWPIASTLAHLGITTAFGPRDPEPLPDWDISEPTDTPPQA from the coding sequence GTGAGCATCCTCCGCGCAGCGCGTCTCAACGCGCTGGTGGCGGTCGTATTCGGAGTGGCGCTGGGGCTGCTGTGGCTGTGGCTGGCCCCGCGCGTCCCCGTGTACGCCAACGACGGCGCCGTCTACCTGCAGGACGCCGAGGGCGAGCAGGTGGCGGGCATCGACGGCACGTTCATGCTGCTGTCGCTGGCGCTCGGGGTGATCAGCGCGATTCTGGTCTTCTGGCGCTTCCGTACCGGCGGTGTGGCGGTCGTGATCGGCCTGGCGGCCGGCTCGCTGCTCGGGGCGGTCATCGGCTGGCGCCTCGGGATCTGGCTGGGGCCGGAGGACCTGGTCTCGCAGGCCAAGGCGGTCGGCAACAACAAGGTCTTCGACGCCCCGCTGGAGCTGCACGCCAAGGGCGCTCTGCTGGTCTGGCCGATCGCGTCCACCCTGGCCCACCTCGGCATCACCACGGCCTTCGGCCCCCGTGACCCGGAGCCGCTGCCGGACTGGGACATCTCGGAGCCGACGGACACCCCTCCTCAGGCCTGA
- the ybaK gene encoding Cys-tRNA(Pro) deacylase, producing the protein MAKKKSPSGSGGTPATVVLEKAGTAFTVHAYAHDPSAALGYGEEAAQALGTSPERVFKTLLADIDGSLTVAVVPVAGSLDLKALAAATGGKRAAMADPAAAERTTGYVRGGISPLGQRKRLPTVVDTSALGHDTVFVSAGKRGLEVELAPADLVALTGAVTAPIGRA; encoded by the coding sequence ATGGCCAAGAAGAAGTCCCCGTCCGGCTCCGGCGGCACCCCCGCCACCGTGGTTCTGGAGAAGGCCGGCACCGCCTTCACGGTCCACGCCTACGCCCATGACCCCTCCGCCGCCCTCGGCTACGGCGAGGAGGCCGCCCAGGCCCTCGGCACCTCCCCCGAACGGGTCTTCAAGACCCTGCTCGCCGACATCGACGGCTCCCTCACCGTGGCCGTCGTCCCCGTCGCCGGCTCGCTCGACCTCAAGGCCCTCGCCGCCGCCACCGGTGGCAAGCGCGCCGCCATGGCCGACCCTGCCGCCGCCGAGCGCACCACCGGCTACGTCCGGGGCGGCATCTCACCCCTGGGGCAGCGCAAACGGCTGCCGACGGTCGTGGACACCTCCGCCCTGGGCCACGACACGGTGTTCGTGTCGGCGGGCAAGCGCGGCCTTGAGGTGGAGCTCGCCCCGGCCGATCTGGTGGCGCTCACGGGGGCCGTGACGGCGCCCATCGGCCGGGCCTGA
- a CDS encoding LON peptidase substrate-binding domain-containing protein, producing the protein MTARIPLFPLNSVLFPGLVLPLNVFEERYRALVRDLIALPEEAPRRFGVVAIRDGHEVAKGTQDEGAAAGFGPDPAQAFFTVGCAAEAATIGEREDGGFEMVASGTTRFRLLSVDASGPYLVGEIEDLPEQPGEGSGALAAGVARAFRTYQKRIAGARERTLTSGSGRELPDEPSVLSFLVAAATVLDTPAKQSLLEAPDTATRLTEELRLLRREAAVIGKLRTLPAVELTRQAPSPN; encoded by the coding sequence GTGACCGCTCGCATCCCGCTCTTTCCGCTCAATTCGGTACTGTTCCCCGGCCTCGTGCTGCCGCTGAACGTCTTCGAGGAGCGGTACCGCGCTCTCGTACGCGACCTGATCGCCCTCCCGGAGGAGGCGCCCCGCCGCTTCGGCGTCGTCGCCATCCGCGACGGCCACGAGGTCGCGAAGGGCACCCAGGACGAGGGCGCGGCGGCCGGTTTCGGGCCGGACCCGGCCCAGGCGTTCTTCACGGTGGGCTGCGCCGCCGAGGCCGCCACGATCGGCGAGCGCGAGGACGGCGGCTTCGAGATGGTCGCCAGCGGCACCACCCGCTTCCGGCTGCTCTCGGTGGACGCGAGCGGCCCCTACCTCGTGGGCGAGATCGAGGACCTGCCCGAGCAGCCCGGCGAGGGCTCCGGCGCCCTGGCCGCCGGGGTCGCCCGGGCCTTCCGTACGTACCAGAAGCGGATCGCCGGCGCCCGCGAGCGCACCCTGACCTCGGGCTCCGGCCGCGAGCTGCCCGACGAGCCGTCCGTACTGTCCTTCCTGGTCGCCGCCGCGACCGTCCTGGACACCCCCGCCAAGCAGTCCCTCCTCGAAGCCCCGGACACCGCCACCCGGCTGACCGAGGAGCTGCGCCTGCTGCGCCGCGAGGCCGCCGTGATCGGTAAGCTCCGCACCCTGCCCGCCGTCGAGCTCACGAGACAGGCGCCCAGCCCCAACTGA
- a CDS encoding oxidoreductase, whose product MTDEPPQDWTPVEQALWGAFRRGEWCDLRTGIPERDDPAADRFWGADRTVRAEAIARLLLDGPSAVPGRVSCVKLSGAQISGELQLSGGNVVPYVELRDCRFEQVVMLSECQFTTVRLVHCAIPRLEAARLHTTGDLHLPQCTVEGGIRLTDAHIGTDLLLNQLTVRRDRHGRAIAADGLSVAQDVEAELIEATGEISLRSARIGGRLSLRGSVLHNPYGRYALNAARVQVEHTLYLSAGYVGSGSNSGTPPLGVRTRHFTCEGGLRLDDGRFGNAVIINQARFRLTGNQQLSLRRVQTPELRLTLEEPPSGLISLAGARVGNLTDTRACWPEAAGVDLTGFTYGSLSPEGPFPLRERIAWLAAATPEYSPEPYEHLAAALRVSGEDSDAREVLLAKQRRRRETLPVAGKLWGYLQEIMVGYGYRPGRAAVWMALLWAVGAVFFSVRFPPETPPAATDSGAFPHWSAPLFALDLLLPVINLGQDNAWRLEGYVQWVAAVLTMLGWILATTVAAGASRLLRRG is encoded by the coding sequence GTGACCGATGAGCCACCGCAGGACTGGACGCCGGTGGAGCAGGCCCTGTGGGGGGCGTTCCGCCGTGGCGAGTGGTGCGACCTGCGCACCGGCATCCCCGAGCGGGACGATCCCGCCGCCGACCGCTTCTGGGGCGCGGACCGGACCGTGCGCGCCGAGGCCATCGCCCGTCTGCTGCTGGACGGGCCGTCGGCCGTGCCCGGCCGGGTGTCGTGCGTCAAGCTGTCGGGCGCGCAGATCAGCGGGGAACTGCAGCTGTCCGGCGGCAATGTGGTGCCGTACGTCGAGCTGCGGGACTGCCGCTTCGAGCAGGTCGTGATGCTCTCGGAGTGCCAGTTCACCACCGTACGGCTCGTGCACTGCGCCATCCCGCGCCTGGAGGCCGCCCGCCTGCACACCACCGGCGACCTGCACCTGCCGCAGTGCACCGTCGAGGGCGGCATCCGGCTCACCGACGCCCACATCGGCACCGATCTGCTCCTCAACCAGCTCACCGTCCGCCGCGACCGGCACGGCCGCGCGATCGCCGCCGACGGGCTGAGTGTCGCCCAGGACGTCGAGGCCGAGCTGATAGAGGCCACCGGCGAGATCAGCCTGCGCAGTGCGCGCATCGGCGGCCGGCTGAGCCTGCGCGGCAGCGTCCTGCACAATCCGTACGGGCGCTACGCGCTCAACGCCGCCCGGGTCCAGGTCGAGCACACCCTCTACCTGAGCGCGGGCTATGTCGGCTCCGGCAGCAACAGCGGCACCCCGCCGCTGGGCGTGCGCACGCGGCATTTCACCTGCGAGGGCGGACTGCGCCTGGACGACGGCCGGTTCGGCAACGCGGTGATCATCAACCAGGCACGCTTCCGGCTCACCGGCAACCAGCAGCTGTCCCTGCGCCGCGTCCAGACCCCCGAGCTGCGGCTCACCCTGGAGGAGCCGCCCAGCGGGCTGATCTCGCTGGCCGGGGCCCGGGTCGGCAATCTCACCGACACGCGCGCATGCTGGCCGGAGGCGGCGGGCGTCGACCTGACCGGCTTCACCTACGGCTCGCTGAGCCCCGAGGGGCCGTTCCCGCTGCGCGAGCGCATCGCGTGGCTCGCGGCGGCGACCCCCGAGTACAGCCCGGAGCCGTACGAGCACCTGGCGGCCGCGCTGCGCGTGAGCGGCGAGGACTCCGACGCCCGCGAGGTGCTGCTCGCCAAGCAGCGGCGGCGCCGCGAGACGCTGCCGGTGGCCGGGAAACTGTGGGGCTACCTGCAGGAGATCATGGTCGGCTACGGCTACCGGCCCGGCCGCGCGGCGGTCTGGATGGCACTGCTGTGGGCGGTCGGCGCGGTCTTCTTCTCCGTCCGGTTTCCGCCCGAGACGCCGCCCGCGGCGACGGACTCCGGCGCCTTTCCGCACTGGAGCGCCCCGCTCTTCGCGCTCGATCTGCTGCTGCCGGTCATCAACCTGGGGCAGGACAACGCCTGGCGGCTGGAGGGCTATGTGCAGTGGGTGGCGGCCGTCCTCACCATGCTGGGCTGGATCCTGGCAACCACGGTCGCGGCGGGCGCCTCACGGCTACTGAGACGCGGCTGA
- the hisD gene encoding histidinol dehydrogenase, translating to MISRIDLRGSAFPEGGIDRDLLPRADFDVEAALEKVRPICEDVKHRGTAALIHYAETFDGVVIDRIRVSPEALKRALAELDPKVRAALEESIRRARIVHREQRRSDHTTQVVPGGTVTERWVPVDRVGLYVPGGRSVYPSSVIMNVVPAQEAGVGSMAVASPAQAEFGGLPHPTILAACELLGIDEVYAAGGATAVAMFAYGTEECRPATLVTGPGNIYVAAAKRLLKGRIGIDAEAGPTEIAILADATADPVHVAADLISQAEHDPLAAAVLVTDSPDLAEAVEKELAVQVAASKHVEDRIAPALAGRQSGIVLVDGIDQGLAVVDAYAAEHLEIQTENAAAVAARVRNAGAIFVGAFAPVSLGDYAAGSNHVLPTGGCACHSSGLSVQSFLRGIHVVDYTREALAEVAGTVVTLADAEDLPAHGAAVRARFDWTVPGS from the coding sequence GTGATCTCCCGAATCGATCTGCGCGGCTCCGCCTTTCCCGAGGGCGGGATCGACCGCGACCTGCTGCCCCGTGCCGACTTCGACGTCGAGGCCGCCCTTGAGAAGGTGCGCCCGATCTGCGAGGACGTGAAGCATCGCGGGACGGCGGCGCTGATCCACTACGCGGAGACGTTCGACGGAGTCGTCATCGACCGGATCCGGGTGTCCCCGGAGGCGCTGAAGCGCGCGCTGGCGGAGCTGGACCCGAAGGTGCGCGCCGCGCTGGAGGAGTCGATCCGGCGCGCCCGGATCGTGCACCGCGAGCAGCGCCGCAGCGACCACACCACGCAGGTCGTGCCGGGTGGCACGGTCACCGAGCGCTGGGTGCCCGTCGACCGCGTCGGGCTGTACGTGCCGGGCGGGCGGTCGGTCTACCCGTCGTCCGTGATCATGAACGTGGTGCCCGCGCAGGAGGCGGGGGTCGGCTCGATGGCCGTGGCCTCGCCCGCCCAAGCCGAGTTCGGCGGCCTGCCGCACCCGACGATCCTCGCCGCCTGCGAGCTGCTCGGCATCGACGAGGTGTACGCGGCCGGTGGCGCCACCGCCGTCGCGATGTTCGCCTACGGCACCGAGGAGTGCCGCCCGGCGACCCTGGTCACCGGCCCCGGCAACATCTACGTGGCCGCCGCCAAGCGCCTGCTCAAGGGCCGGATCGGCATCGACGCCGAGGCCGGGCCGACCGAGATCGCGATCCTGGCCGACGCCACCGCCGACCCGGTGCACGTCGCCGCCGACCTGATCAGCCAGGCCGAGCACGACCCGCTGGCCGCCGCCGTGCTCGTCACGGACTCGCCCGACCTGGCCGAGGCGGTCGAGAAGGAGCTCGCGGTCCAGGTCGCGGCCAGCAAGCACGTCGAGGACCGGATCGCCCCCGCGCTGGCCGGCCGCCAGTCCGGCATCGTCCTGGTCGACGGCATCGACCAGGGGCTCGCGGTCGTGGACGCGTACGCCGCCGAGCACCTGGAGATCCAGACGGAGAACGCCGCCGCCGTCGCGGCCCGCGTGCGCAACGCCGGTGCGATCTTCGTCGGCGCCTTCGCTCCCGTCTCGCTGGGCGACTACGCCGCCGGCTCCAACCACGTACTGCCCACCGGCGGCTGCGCCTGCCACTCCTCCGGGCTGTCCGTGCAGTCCTTCCTGCGCGGCATCCACGTCGTGGACTACACCCGCGAGGCGCTGGCCGAGGTCGCCGGGACCGTGGTCACCCTCGCCGACGCCGAAGACCTGCCCGCGCACGGCGCGGCTGTACGAGCGCGATTCGATTGGACGGTACCGGGTTCGTGA
- a CDS encoding histidinol-phosphate transaminase, giving the protein MTGIDDLPIRDELRGQSPYGAPQLDVPVRLNTNENPYPLPDALVDRIAERVREAARNLNRYPDRDAVELRTGLAQYLTRTAGHEVAAANVWAANGSNEVIQQLLQTFGGPGRTAIGFEPSYSMHGLISRGTGTAWLSGPRNEDFTIDVTAAARAIAEHKPHVVFITSPNNPTGTAVEAGTVLALYEAAQAARPCLVVVDEAYGEFSHSPSLLPLIEGRPNLVVSRTMSKAFGAAGLRLGYLAADPAVVDAVQLVRLPYHLSAVTQATALAALEHTDTLLGYVEQLKAERDRLVDELRAIGYEVTDSDANFVQFGRFEDSHTAWQAILDHGVLVRDNGVPGWLRVTAGTPAENDAFLEAARDLKKEQ; this is encoded by the coding sequence GTGACCGGCATTGACGACCTCCCCATCAGGGACGAACTGCGCGGCCAGTCCCCGTACGGCGCCCCCCAGCTCGACGTCCCCGTACGCCTGAACACCAACGAGAACCCGTACCCGCTGCCCGATGCCCTCGTCGACCGCATCGCCGAGCGCGTGCGCGAGGCGGCCAGGAACCTCAACCGCTACCCGGACCGGGACGCGGTCGAGCTGCGCACCGGGCTCGCGCAATACCTCACGCGCACCGCCGGGCACGAAGTCGCCGCGGCCAACGTTTGGGCGGCGAACGGCTCCAACGAGGTCATCCAGCAACTGCTGCAGACCTTCGGCGGCCCCGGACGCACGGCGATCGGCTTCGAGCCCTCGTACTCGATGCACGGGCTGATCTCGCGCGGCACCGGCACGGCGTGGCTGTCCGGCCCGCGCAACGAGGACTTCACGATCGACGTGACCGCCGCCGCGCGGGCCATCGCCGAGCACAAGCCGCACGTGGTCTTCATCACCTCCCCGAACAACCCCACCGGCACGGCGGTCGAGGCCGGGACCGTCCTCGCGCTGTACGAGGCCGCGCAGGCGGCCCGCCCCTGCCTGGTCGTGGTGGACGAGGCCTACGGCGAGTTCAGCCACAGCCCGTCCCTGCTGCCGCTGATCGAGGGCCGCCCCAACCTGGTGGTCAGCCGCACCATGTCCAAGGCCTTCGGCGCGGCCGGGCTGCGCCTGGGCTACCTCGCCGCCGACCCGGCGGTCGTGGACGCCGTGCAGCTCGTACGCCTGCCGTACCACCTGTCCGCCGTCACGCAGGCCACCGCGCTCGCCGCGCTGGAGCACACCGATACCCTGCTCGGGTACGTCGAACAGCTCAAGGCCGAGCGGGACCGCCTGGTCGACGAGCTGCGCGCGATCGGCTACGAGGTCACCGACTCCGACGCCAACTTCGTCCAGTTCGGCCGCTTCGAGGACAGCCACACCGCCTGGCAGGCGATCCTCGACCACGGCGTCCTGGTCCGCGACAACGGCGTACCGGGCTGGCTGCGGGTCACCGCGGGCACCCCGGCCGAGAACGACGCGTTCCTGGAAGCGGCACGCGACCTGAAGAAGGAGCAGTAA
- the hisB gene encoding imidazoleglycerol-phosphate dehydratase HisB: MTRVGRVERTTKETSVLVEIDLDGTGRTDISTGVGFYDHMLDQLGRHGLFDLTVKTEGDLHIDSHHTIEDSALALGAAFKQALGDKVGIYRFGNCTVPLDESLAQVTVDLSGRPYLVHTEPEKMAPMIGEYDTTMTRHILESFVAQAQIALHVHVPYGRNAHHIVECQFKALARALRYASERDPRAAGILPSTKGAL; this comes from the coding sequence ATGACCCGCGTAGGCCGCGTGGAACGCACCACCAAGGAGACCTCGGTCCTCGTCGAGATCGATCTCGACGGCACCGGCCGGACCGACATCTCGACCGGCGTCGGCTTCTACGACCACATGCTCGACCAGCTCGGCCGCCACGGCCTCTTCGACCTCACCGTCAAGACCGAGGGCGACCTGCACATCGACTCCCACCACACCATCGAGGACTCCGCCCTCGCGCTCGGCGCCGCCTTCAAGCAGGCGCTCGGCGACAAGGTGGGCATCTACCGCTTCGGCAACTGCACGGTCCCGCTGGACGAGTCCCTCGCGCAGGTGACCGTCGACCTGTCCGGCCGCCCGTACCTGGTGCACACCGAGCCGGAGAAGATGGCGCCGATGATCGGCGAGTACGACACCACGATGACCCGGCACATCCTGGAGTCCTTCGTCGCGCAGGCGCAGATCGCGCTGCACGTCCACGTCCCGTACGGGCGCAACGCCCACCACATCGTGGAGTGCCAGTTCAAGGCGCTCGCGCGCGCGCTGCGTTACGCGAGCGAACGCGACCCGCGCGCGGCGGGAATCCTGCCTTCGACCAAGGGCGCCCTGTAA
- the hisH gene encoding imidazole glycerol phosphate synthase subunit HisH has protein sequence MSKNVVVLDYGFGNVRSAERALARAGAEVEITADFDKAMNADGLLVPGVGAFAACMAGLKSVRGEWIIGRRLAGGRPVMGICVGMQILFARGVEHGVETDGCDEWPGTVEPLRAPIVPHMGWNTVKAPEDTRLFAGLDPDERYYFVHSYAVREWELEVTNANIRSPKVTWATHGEPFVAAVENGPLWATQFHPEKSGDAGSQLLTNWLETL, from the coding sequence ATGAGCAAGAACGTGGTCGTCCTCGACTACGGCTTCGGCAACGTCCGCTCCGCCGAGCGCGCCCTGGCCCGGGCCGGGGCCGAGGTCGAGATCACCGCCGACTTCGACAAGGCCATGAACGCCGACGGGCTCCTGGTCCCCGGCGTCGGTGCCTTCGCCGCGTGCATGGCGGGCCTGAAGTCCGTACGCGGCGAGTGGATCATCGGCCGGCGCCTCGCCGGCGGACGCCCCGTGATGGGCATCTGCGTCGGCATGCAGATCCTCTTCGCGCGCGGCGTCGAGCACGGCGTCGAGACCGACGGCTGCGACGAGTGGCCCGGCACCGTGGAGCCGCTGCGCGCGCCGATCGTCCCGCACATGGGCTGGAACACGGTGAAGGCACCCGAGGACACCCGGCTCTTCGCGGGGCTGGACCCGGACGAGCGCTACTACTTCGTGCACTCCTACGCGGTCCGAGAATGGGAGCTGGAGGTGACCAACGCCAACATCCGGTCGCCGAAGGTCACCTGGGCCACCCATGGCGAGCCCTTCGTCGCCGCCGTGGAGAACGGCCCCCTGTGGGCCACCCAGTTCCACCCCGAGAAGTCCGGCGACGCCGGCTCCCAGCTGCTGACCAACTGGCTCGAGACCCTTTAG
- the priA gene encoding bifunctional 1-(5-phosphoribosyl)-5-((5-phosphoribosylamino)methylideneamino)imidazole-4-carboxamide isomerase/phosphoribosylanthranilate isomerase PriA, which produces MSINRLELLPAVDVRDGQAVRLVHGESGSETSYGDPLAAALAWQQSGAEWLHLVDLDAAFGTGDNRAQIAEVARSMDIKVELSGGIRDDDTLAAALATGCTRVNLGTAALETPEWVAKVIAQHGDRIAVGLDVRGTTLRGRGWTRDGGDLYETLARLDSEGCARYVVTDIAKDGTLQGPNLELLKNVCAATDKPVVASGGVSSLDDLRAIATLVPEGVEGAIVGKALYAKAFTLEEALEAVSR; this is translated from the coding sequence ATGAGCATCAACCGCCTCGAACTCCTCCCGGCCGTCGACGTCCGCGACGGCCAGGCCGTCCGCCTCGTCCACGGCGAGTCCGGCTCCGAGACGTCCTACGGCGACCCGCTGGCCGCCGCCCTCGCCTGGCAGCAGTCCGGCGCCGAGTGGCTGCACCTGGTGGACCTCGACGCCGCCTTCGGCACCGGCGACAACCGGGCGCAGATCGCCGAGGTCGCACGCTCCATGGACATCAAGGTCGAGCTGTCCGGCGGCATCCGCGACGACGACACCCTCGCCGCCGCCCTCGCCACCGGCTGCACCCGGGTCAACCTCGGCACCGCCGCCCTGGAGACCCCCGAGTGGGTCGCCAAGGTCATCGCCCAGCACGGCGACCGCATCGCGGTCGGCCTGGACGTACGCGGCACGACCCTGCGCGGCCGCGGCTGGACCCGCGACGGCGGCGACCTCTACGAGACGCTGGCGCGGCTCGACAGCGAGGGCTGCGCCCGCTACGTCGTCACCGACATCGCCAAGGACGGCACGCTCCAGGGCCCCAACCTGGAACTGCTGAAGAACGTCTGCGCGGCCACCGACAAGCCCGTTGTCGCATCCGGCGGCGTTTCCTCCCTTGACGACCTGCGCGCGATTGCGACCCTTGTCCCGGAGGGTGTTGAAGGCGCCATCGTCGGCAAGGCTCTCTACGCCAAGGCGTTCACCTTGGAAGAGGCTCTGGAGGCCGTATCACGATGA
- a CDS encoding RidA family protein has protein sequence MTETPAAAAAVQRVQSDSPWEETMGFARAVAAGDRVLVGGTMPLVGGAVRGEGSPYEQAMLAFGNALAALEKFGLGPESVIRTRMYLSHARDADDVGRAHKELFGAVRPAGTIVVVAGFVDSRVLVEVEVEAFRGAPE, from the coding sequence ATGACTGAAACCCCCGCCGCAGCCGCAGCAGTACAGCGCGTGCAGAGCGACAGCCCATGGGAGGAGACCATGGGGTTCGCCCGGGCGGTCGCGGCCGGGGACCGGGTCCTGGTCGGCGGCACCATGCCGCTGGTCGGCGGGGCGGTGCGCGGCGAGGGCAGCCCGTACGAGCAGGCCATGCTGGCCTTCGGCAACGCGCTCGCCGCGCTGGAGAAGTTCGGCCTCGGACCCGAGAGCGTCATCCGTACCCGCATGTACCTCAGCCACGCCCGGGACGCCGATGACGTCGGCCGCGCCCACAAGGAGCTGTTCGGCGCGGTGCGCCCGGCCGGGACCATCGTGGTGGTGGCCGGTTTCGTCGACTCGCGCGTCCTGGTCGAGGTCGAAGTAGAAGCATTCCGAGGAGCCCCAGAATGA
- the hisF gene encoding imidazole glycerol phosphate synthase subunit HisF encodes MTLAVRVIPCLDVDNGRVVKGVNFQNLRDAGDPVEMAKLYDAEGADELTFLDITASSGDRETTYDVVRRTAEQVFIPLTVGGGVRSADDVDKLLRAGADKVGVNTAAIARPELISEIAERFGSQVLVLSVDARRTATGSFEVTTHGGRRGTGIDAVEWAHRAAGLGAGEILLNSMDADGTKDGYDTEMIAAVRAHVTVPVIASGGAGKLGDFAPAVAAGADAVLAASVFHFGDLRIGEVKDALRGAGHPVR; translated from the coding sequence ATGACCCTCGCGGTCCGAGTCATCCCCTGCCTCGACGTGGACAACGGCCGTGTCGTCAAGGGCGTCAACTTCCAGAACCTCCGCGACGCCGGCGACCCGGTCGAGATGGCCAAGCTCTACGACGCCGAAGGCGCGGACGAGCTGACCTTCCTGGACATCACCGCTTCCTCGGGTGACCGCGAGACCACGTACGACGTGGTGCGCCGCACCGCCGAGCAGGTCTTCATCCCGCTGACGGTCGGCGGCGGCGTCCGGTCGGCGGACGACGTCGACAAGCTGCTGCGGGCCGGCGCCGACAAGGTCGGCGTCAACACCGCCGCCATCGCCCGCCCCGAGCTGATCAGCGAGATCGCCGAGCGCTTCGGCAGCCAGGTGCTGGTCCTGTCGGTCGACGCCCGCCGCACCGCGACAGGGTCGTTCGAGGTCACCACCCACGGCGGCCGACGCGGCACCGGCATCGACGCCGTCGAATGGGCCCACCGGGCGGCCGGGCTCGGCGCCGGTGAGATCCTGCTCAACTCCATGGACGCCGACGGCACCAAGGACGGCTACGACACCGAGATGATCGCCGCGGTGCGGGCGCACGTCACCGTCCCCGTGATCGCCAGCGGCGGCGCCGGCAAGCTCGGTGACTTCGCCCCGGCGGTCGCGGCAGGCGCCGACGCCGTACTGGCGGCCTCCGTCTTCCACTTCGGCGACCTGCGCATCGGCGAGGTCAAGGACGCACTGCGCGGGGCGGGTCACCCGGTGCGCTGA
- a CDS encoding helix-turn-helix domain-containing protein: protein MANDETRWITDVKALKVFTHPLRIKLYRALHASRKATASQLAEQVDEAVSLVSYHLRKLAEHGFIVEAPDESSDGRERWWQPSSERSVRVRSSDFAGQPEGAAVMSEMNRQMLATRYERYSRYLDQHGAWPQAWEDVAFSSEYLVRLTSEEMRQLGEEMDALTRRWQDRGRAADEAGDTEGREHVALHLYGFPFRD from the coding sequence ATGGCCAATGACGAGACCCGGTGGATCACCGACGTGAAGGCGCTCAAGGTCTTCACCCACCCCCTGCGCATCAAGCTCTACCGAGCGCTCCACGCCTCCCGTAAGGCAACCGCCTCCCAGCTCGCCGAACAGGTCGACGAAGCCGTGTCGCTGGTCAGTTACCACCTGCGCAAGCTGGCCGAGCACGGCTTCATCGTCGAGGCGCCCGACGAGAGTTCGGACGGGCGGGAGCGGTGGTGGCAGCCGTCCTCGGAGCGCAGCGTCAGAGTCCGCAGCTCGGACTTCGCCGGGCAGCCGGAGGGCGCGGCGGTGATGAGCGAGATGAACCGCCAGATGCTGGCGACCCGGTACGAGCGCTACTCGCGCTATCTCGACCAGCACGGCGCATGGCCGCAGGCGTGGGAGGACGTGGCGTTCAGCTCCGAGTACCTGGTCCGCCTGACGTCGGAGGAGATGCGGCAACTGGGCGAGGAGATGGACGCCTTGACCCGCCGCTGGCAGGACCGGGGCCGCGCGGCCGACGAGGCGGGCGACACCGAGGGCCGCGAGCACGTGGCTCTGCACCTGTATGGATTCCCTTTCCGCGACTGA